A DNA window from Impatiens glandulifera chromosome 7, dImpGla2.1, whole genome shotgun sequence contains the following coding sequences:
- the LOC124909761 gene encoding agamous-like MADS-box protein AGL80, with the protein MTGNNVNLTSISNDTERENIFKKRKDGILKKVEELTTLYGIAACTIIYNIFDSQSIIWPSVDETRNLVMEFQCSSEVDQVKKEVNQEAFMRQRIQKMEEKLRKEQEENRLMEMTHIMFQTMINPREALSGLAMGDYEELIGVINQNMENVERVMKIRRRE; encoded by the coding sequence ATGACTGGAAACAATGTCAACCTCACTTCCATTTCCAATGATACCGAGAgagaaaacatatttaagaaaagaaaagatgGTATATTGAAGAAAGTAGAGGAACTCACTACTCTTTACGGCATCGCAGCATGTACCATCATATACAACATATTTGATTCTCAATCTATAATATGGCCATCGGTGGATGAAACAAGGAATCTTGTCATGGAATTTCAGTGCTCATCAGAGGTTGATCAAGTGAAGAAGGAGGTCAATCAAGAGGCCTTCATGAGGCAGAGGATCCAAAAGATGGAGGAGAAGCTAAGAAAGGAACAAGAGGAGAATCGTCTTATGGAAATGACACATATCATGTTTCAAACCATGATAAATCCGAGAGAAGCGTTGTCGGGGCTGGCTATGGGAGATTATGAAGAGTTGATTGGGGTTATCAACCAGAATATGGAGAACGTTGAGAGGGTTATGAAGATTCGTCGGAGGGAGTAA